The Methanosphaera sp. genome contains a region encoding:
- the rnz gene encoding ribonuclease Z, with the protein MEVTFLGTASAIPTRKRNHTSIVVKVSDRMILLDCGEATQKQLMEAEISPMKLDDIYITHLHGDHILGLPALIQSLAFRGRDRPLNIYGPKGIGQLLENIKHLGYATIGYEIITHEITEQNCEVYRQDDFKIEARLMKHTVPDYAYKIEQIRQPKFLRQKAIDLGIKPGPLFGKLQSGEDVEVDGKIIKPQQVTGPPRKGIKLVFSGDTIPCDAMVEFARDADVLIHEATFTKDIRTKAKENGHTVAEDAAYIAKDAGVNLLVLTHLSNRYTESKELEDEAKAVFENTHYAYDFMQLVIENKKPTVIKNLK; encoded by the coding sequence ATAGAAGTTACATTTTTAGGTACAGCATCAGCAATTCCAACACGAAAAAGAAATCATACATCAATAGTTGTAAAAGTATCAGATCGTATGATACTACTAGATTGTGGAGAAGCAACACAAAAACAATTAATGGAAGCAGAAATAAGTCCAATGAAACTAGATGATATCTACATAACACACCTTCATGGAGATCACATACTAGGACTTCCAGCACTTATACAATCACTAGCATTCAGAGGACGAGACAGACCACTTAACATCTATGGGCCTAAAGGAATAGGACAACTACTTGAAAATATAAAACATCTAGGCTATGCAACAATAGGATATGAAATAATAACACATGAAATAACAGAACAAAACTGTGAAGTATACAGACAAGATGACTTTAAAATAGAAGCAAGGCTAATGAAACATACAGTACCAGACTATGCATATAAAATAGAACAGATAAGACAGCCAAAATTCCTAAGACAAAAAGCAATAGATCTAGGAATAAAGCCAGGACCACTATTTGGAAAACTACAAAGTGGAGAAGATGTTGAAGTTGATGGAAAAATAATAAAACCACAACAAGTAACAGGACCACCACGTAAAGGTATAAAACTAGTATTTAGTGGTGATACAATACCATGTGATGCAATGGTGGAGTTTGCTCGTGATGCTGATGTACTAATTCATGAGGCAACATTTACAAAAGATATACGCACAAAAGCAAAGGAAAATGGACATACAGTAGCTGAAGATGCAGCATATATTGCAAAAGATGCAGGTGTAAATCTTTTAGTGTTAACACACCTGTCAAACAGATACACAGAATCAAAAGAACTTGAAGATGAAGCAAAAGCTGTATTTGAAAATACACACTATGCATATGATTTTATGCAACTAGTAATTGAAAATAAAAAGCCTACAGTAATTAAAAACCTTAAATAA